In one Euwallacea fornicatus isolate EFF26 chromosome 33, ASM4011564v1, whole genome shotgun sequence genomic region, the following are encoded:
- the LOC136348560 gene encoding transmembrane protein 205, with the protein MCVGRVPSGEKEVHYPISVNLQNGPPVDVYTEEKENLEIMHQKIDFEYSQDILAVTTIWTKEIIFSINDYIKTLSDTKAYRILYYTTQPAHVVTSLAVLLVAFLCRSKSAVATLSPVWTLLYLGSFSAHFGAQIWMTFVSGLSLYFTMPRHTFGTVQKVLFPRYFLLNAFFSLITLAIFFRVKNNELRTTEIGIQAAAMSLCFLTELVIFLYFTPPLLSLISRKTAIEKEAGVGLEVGKFEPGKLKSCPHYMKIHKDFRKAHMKIAMGNIFTMACTTLHLYYLASKLCMLSL; encoded by the exons ATGTGCGTAGGAAGAGTGCCTAGTGGTGAAAAGGAGGTCCATTATCCGATAAGTGTAAATCTGCAAAATGGCCCACCTGTCGATGTTTATACCGAAGAGAAAGAAAATCTTGAAATAATGCATCAGAAGATTGACTTTGAGTACTCTCAGGATATATTGGCTGTGACTACTATATGGACCAAAGAGatcattttttctataaatgaCTACATTAAAACACTCAGTGATACTAAAGCTTATAG aATATTATATTACACTACTCAACCCGCACATGTAGTGACATCCCTGGCAGTACTGCTTGTAGCATTTCTGTGTAGAAGTAAATCAGCGGTTGCCACCCTGTCTCCTGTATGGACCCTTTTGTATTTGGGATCTTTCAGCGCCCACTTTGGAGCCCAGATCTGGATGACTTTCGTTTCTGGATTGTCGCTCTACTTCACCATGCCCAGGCACACGTTTGGAACCGTGCAGAAAGTACTTTTCCCTAGGTACTTTCTGTTAAATGCTTTCTTCAGCCTCATCACTTTGGCCATATTCTTTCGAGTAAAGAATAACGAACTACGGACCACAGAAATTGGCATTCAG gCGGCAGCAATGAGTCTTTGCTTCCTCACTGAACTAGTCATTTTCCTCTACTTTACACCTCCATTGCTTTCCCTTATATCCCGTAAAACCGCTATAGAGAAGGAAGCAGGAGTTGGACTTGAAGTGGGAAAATTTGAGCCTGGAAAGCTAAAGAGCTGCCCTCATTATATGAAGATACACAAGGACTTCAGAAAGGCGCATATGAAAATTGCtatgggaaatatttttaccatGGCGTGTACGACGTTACATTTATATTACTTGGCGAGTAAATTGTGCATGCTAAGTCTGTAA
- the LOC136348562 gene encoding uncharacterized protein, whose amino-acid sequence MIRLITLAVLFLSTAADPRSPKIYNALITSNKNLSPSHAQPVYEPVIRTTSLGYAFPSWFYHTSFVQGVPTSYIHPDYSGLRKIEPLIESDRQVPQNNSPQPGSLAAQDTSLPNDPNINPHREPSDIGLLPSTGEFLNHNNLYALNFGKYLPKEEEETDPKKVIANLKKNSDIPDVPPPPLPFRVPKKEKQ is encoded by the exons ATGATTAGACTGATAACCTTAGCAGTATTATTCCTAAGCACTGCAGCTGACCCAAGATCACCTAAAATATACAATGCTCTAATAACATCCAATAAAAATCTATCCCCTAGTCATGCACAGCCTGTGTATGAACCAGTAATTAGGACCACATCATTAGGATATGCTTTTCCTTCTTGGTTTTATCACACCtcatttgtacagggtgttccaactTCTTAT ATTCATCCAGACTATTCTGGATTGAGGAAAATAGAACCCTTAATAGAATCTGATCGTCAAGTGCCACAAAATAACTCACCGCAGCCTGGGTCTCTGGCCGCA caaGACACCAGTCTTCCTAACGATCCAAACATCAACCCTCATCGAGAGCCCTCTGATATAGGCCTATTACCATCAACAGGAGAATTCCTCAATCATAACAACCTttatgctttaaattttgggaaatatttACCAAAAGAGGAAGAAGAAACTGATCCAAAAAAAGTGATAgcaaatcttaaaaaaaattctgatatCCCTGATGTCCCTCCACCTCCATTGCCATTCCGGGTTccgaaaaaggaaaaacagtAA
- the LOC136348564 gene encoding UPF0235 protein C15orf40 homolog, with product MFKKTWYVILVTRFYSYKSDKMPKKSKCKCDKEASASSNAKTNTPKGPIKLDSNKNILIQIHAKPGAKQNTITDVSDDGIGIQINAPPVEGSANIELVKFIASFLGLKSSAVCLERGHKSRNKVLRVTGIITLSEIVKKFNNELPPESKIPEDV from the exons atgtttaaaaagacATGGTATGTGATATTAGTGACTAGATTTTATTCATACAAAAGTGACAAAATgccgaaaaaatcaaaatgtaaATGTGATAAAGAAGCCTCTGCATCTTCCAATGCTAAGACAAATACA CCAAAAGGACCTATAAAACTAgactcaaataaaaatatattaattcaaATACATGCCAAGCCTGGTGCTAAACAGAACACAATTACAG atGTAAGTGATGATGGTATAGGCATACAAATCAATGCTCCTCCTGTGGAAGGCTCTGCAAATATAGAGTTAGTGAAATTCATTGCCTCATTTTTGGGCTTGAAATCGAGTGCTGTGTGTTTAGAAAGG GGTCATAAATCTCGTAATAAGGTATTAAGAGTTACAGGAATTATTACACTATCTGAGATTGtgaagaaattcaataatGAGTTGCCTCCAGAATCAAAAATACCTGAagatgtttaa
- the LOC136348561 gene encoding coiled-coil domain-containing protein 124-like has product MPKKFATENTKAVAARERKKAAKDIENQRREQALEDAKWRDDDKQVLKKQQKKEAEERKRQEQLQRKAEAKALLEQEMSSGFVKTVKAPPPVKITRAQIQAKKEEFPKKREVEKTTETHLDAPLVENLNRLQIDGEEARNIEEAIKILGGTIDDIDKHPEKRMKAAYTSYEETRLKELKLEYPSLKLSQLKQMIFKEWQKSPENPLNKV; this is encoded by the exons atgccCAAAAAATTTGCTACGGAAAATACTAAAGCTGTGGCTGCACGAGAAAGGAAAAAAGCTGCAAAAGACATCGAAAACCAGCGGCGTGAACAAGCATTGGAAGATGCTAAATGGAGAGATGACGACaagcaagttttgaaaaaacaacaaaaaaag GAAGCAGAAGAGCGAAAACGTCAGGAACAGCTCCAGCGCAAAGCAGAAGCAAAGGCATTATTAGAACAAGAAATGAGTTCAGGATTTGTTAAAACCGTAAAAGCTCCCCCTCCTGTTAAAATCACCAGAGCTCAGATACAAGCTAAAAAGGAAGAGTTTCCAAAGAAAAGAGAAGTGGAGAAGACCACTGAAACACATCTTGATGCTCCCTTAGTAGAAAACCTTAATAGACTTCAAATTGATGGGGAGGAGGCTAGAAATATTGAGGaagctattaaaattttggg tgGTACCATTGATGATATTGACAAACACCcagaaaaaagaatgaaagcTGCCTACACGTCCTATGAAGAAACGAGACTAAAAGAGTTAAAATTAGAGTATCCATCACTGAAACTATCACAACTAAAGCAAATGATTTTCAAAGAATGGCAGAAGTCCCCTGAGAATCCTTTAAATAAGGTTTAG
- the LOC136348559 gene encoding pancreatic lipase-related protein 2-like: protein MSKVEYAMYFSLMLTCFLAFASCENIQREAVSYIIYSRSNSEGSISRLPEDSAFSIIVDAFNPNLPTVVLIHGWLDDYESNFSTYIRSAILKKTDANIIKVDWSPWSTQLYSAARDAVPTIGALAAELIQSIYTYYDYSVDNVTLVGFSLGAHVAATVGKNLGGNIGTLIALDPAGPGISSQDLSYSVHPADARYVQVIHTNAGTLGMIDPVGHADYYPNGGFRQAGCGIDILGSCSHNRAWNYFVESISDNQFIAVNCATWDELLTSNCHGKRVVMGGLSNIDRSAKGLFYLQTNTATPFGRS from the exons ATGTCAAAAGTTGAATACGCTATGTATTTTAGTTTGATGTTGACCTGTTTTCTAGCTTTTG CTAGCTGTGAAAATATCCAACGTGAAGCTGTAAGTTACATCATCTACAGCCGAAGCAACTCAGAGGGCTCGATTTCCCGGTTACCTGAGGATTCAGCTTTCAGTATAATTGTGGACGCTTTTAACCCAAATTTGCCTACAGTTGTGTTAATTCATGGTTGGTTAGATGATTATGAATCAAATTTTAGCACTTACATCCGGTCTGCTATTCTCAAAAAAACTGATGCCAACATCATTAAGGTCGACTGGAGTCCTTGGTCCACACAACT cTACAGCGCCGCCCGTGACGCAGTACCTACCATAGGAGCCTTAGCTGCAGAACTCATCCAGTCAATTTATACATACTATGACTACTCTGTGGATAACGTCACGTTAGTAGGATTTTCTTTGGGAGCCCACGTTGCCGCCACCGTGGGCAAAAACTTAGGAGGAAATATTGGAACTCTTATAGCTCTAGATCCTGCTGGACCAGGCATCAGCTCTCAAGACCTCTCTTACAGTGTTCATCCTGCtgatgctcgatatgttcAG GTAATTCATACCAATGCTGGCACTTTGGGCATGATCGATCCAGTTGGACATGCGGACTATTATCCTAATGGAGGTTTTAGACAGGCAGGTTGTGGAATCGACATACTTGGAAGCTGCTCTCACAATAGGGCTTGGAATTATTTCGTAGAGTCTATTAGCGACAATCAGTTTATAGCTGTTAATTGTGCGACTTGGGACGAATTGCTTACGTCGAATTGCCATGGGAAAAGGGTCGTCATGGGGGGACTGAGCAACATTGATAGGag TGCAAAGGgattgttttatttgcaaactAACACTGCGACTCCATTTGGACGTTCTTAG
- the LOC136348558 gene encoding pancreatic triacylglycerol lipase-like, which yields MKYFVILFAVFAATSAKSVTVLKSVEITDELIKNPRYLLFERDDGLIQVEDLETAENNTLLSVSNSQVVFYVYTPNNLSGTKIRANQATNIVSLTGFSLQKETVVIIHGWNNHYLSPVNVQIRKALLQKKNLNVIVVDWSSIAGGTYISSQGSVRAVGNHVGDFLITLNNALGYRLNRITLVGHSLGAHVSGNAGARTIGLVNTIVGLDPAGPLFTESNINNRLDPTDANYVHVIHTNDGLLGFGINMGHSDYYPNGGSTQPGCGIDLAGTCAHSRAYIYYAESINNNHFLSRRCDSYTNFRNSLCNLTPTGRLGYFPVARSAQSGQYYLQTNSASPFARG from the exons AtgaaatattttgtgattttgttTGCAGTTTTTGCTGCTACTTCAGCTAAATCAG TGACCGTACTGAAAAGTGTGGAAATTActgatgagctgattaagaaTCCGAGATATCTGCTTTTTGAGAGGGACGATGGGTTGATTCAAGTTGAAGATTTAGAAACTGCTGAAAACAACACATTGCTTTCCGTTTCTAACTCACAAGTGGTGTTTTACGTTTATACCCCCAATAATCTTTCag GTACCAAAATAAGGGCAAACCAAGCTACGAACATAGTCAGTTTAACAGGTTTCTCTCTTCAAAAAGAGACAGTAGTAATTATCCATGGATGGAACAACCATTACCTGTCCCCCGTTAACGTACAAATCAGAAAAGcccttctgcaaaaaaaaaatctcaacgTGATTGTGGTAGATTGGAGTTCAATTGCAGGGGGCACCTACATCAGTTCCCAAGGATCAGTTCGAGCTGTCGGGAATCATGTTGGAGATTTCTTGATTACATTAAACAATGCATTAGGCTACCGCTTGAATAGAATCACCCTAGTGGGACACTCACTTGGAGCTCACGTTTCTG gaaaCGCTGGAGCCAGGACCATCGGGTTAGTAAACACAATTGTCGGTTTAGATCCTGCAGGCCCATTGTTCACTGAAAGCAATATCAACAACCGGCTGGATCCCACCGATGCAAATTACGTTCATGTAATCCACACCAACGACGGGTTACTAGGATTTGGTATCAATATGGGTCATAGTGATTATTACCCCAATGGAGGGTCTACTCAGCCTGGATGCGGCATCGACTTGGCTGGAACTTGCGCCCATTCCAGGGCTTACATTTATTATGCTGAAAGCATTAACAATAACCACTTCTTGTCTAGGCGTTGCGACAGTTACACCAATTTCCGAAACAGTCTGTGCAACCTGACCCCAACCGGTCGTTTAGGTTACTTTCCCGTGGCCAGATCAGC GCAAAGTGGCCAGTACTACCTACAAACCAATAGCGCTTCGCCATTTGCCAGAGGCTAA
- the LOC136348557 gene encoding pancreatic lipase-related protein 2-like has product MKLLLVFCAFISIGSTKSATLLKPSELTIDLINDSRFLVWETEEGLYEVEDLENTNDSNIILFATEDDISFYVFTPENPHIGVQIRESDLHRIVALTGFNVNRPTLVVIHGWKGSYKSAINDNIKTAALKKHNINVLVVDWSSIASKNYVIAQKSVLAVGNYIGDILLQLDDKLNYTIKHITIVGHSLGAHISGNIGARTNGLIETIIGLDPAGPLFISSITENRLDPTDGKFVHVIHTNDGTLGYGLKMGHADFYPNGGSSQPGCGLDLIGSCSHRRAYEYFTESLESNHFIGTNCTSYRDYNRNRCDENVTCYMGGYPIEKKDEGEYFLKTNRAPPFAQG; this is encoded by the exons ATGAAGTTGCTTCTCGTCTTTTGTGCATTTATTTCTATTGGCTCAACAAAGTCAG CTACTCTGCTCAAGCCATCGGAGCTCACAATTGATCTAATCAACGACTCTAGATTCTTGGTGTGGGAGACTGAGGAAGGTTTATATGAAGTGGAGGATCTTGAAAACACTAATGATTCAAATATCATACTTTTTGCCACCGAGGACGATATTAGCTTCTACGTGTTTACTCCAGAAAATCCTCACATag GAGTTCAAATACGAGAAAGCGATCTACATCGCATAGTTGCTCTTACTGGTTTCAACGTCAATAGACCAACTTTGGTGGTGATTCACGGCTGGAAGGGTAGCTACAAATCTGCTATTAATGATAACATCAAGACAGCGGCCCTCAAAAAGCATAACatcaatgttttggtggtcGATTGGAGTTCCATTGCCAGCAAGAACTACGTTATAGCTCAAAAATCAGTATTGGCAGTGGGAAACTACATTGGGGACATTTTACTTCAATTGGATGACAAACTTAATTATACCATCAAACATATCACTATCGTTGGACATTCGCTTGGAGCACACATCTCTG gAAATATCGGTGCCAGAACCAATGGTCTGATCGAAACCATAATCGGTCTTGACCCTGCAGGCCCCCTTTTCATTTCTAGCATTACTGAGAACCGTCTAGACCCCACTGATGGAAAATTCGTCCATGTAATACACACCAATGATGGTACCTTGGGATACGGGTTGAAGATGGGGCATGCGGACTTTTATCCCAATGGAGGAAGTTCTCAGCCTGGTTGTGGTTTAGATTTAATTGGAAGCTGCTCCCACCGCAGAGCTTATGAATATTTCACTGAAAGCTTGGAGTCTAATCATTTCATCGGTACAAACTGTACTTCATATCGCGACTATAATAGAAATCGATGTGATGAGAATGTTACCTGTTACATGGGAGGATACCCAATTGAAAAGAA GGACGAaggagaatattttttaaaaaccaacAGGGCTCCGCCATTTGCTCAAGGATAG